One Candidatus Obscuribacterales bacterium DNA window includes the following coding sequences:
- a CDS encoding succinylglutamate desuccinylase/aspartoacylase family protein has product MSDVNVSRDTKGGVEERSPLGRQPGTAIAIGGVEVLPGRKQRLELPIARLPTQTLLSLPVTVINGRYQGPCLWLSAAIHGDEINGVDIIRQVLTQVKPHRLHGRLIAVPIVNMFGFIEQSRYLPDRRDLNRSFPGSKRGSLAARLAHLFMTEVVAHCDYGIDLHTASFHRVNWPQVRGDFSNAKTYAVAKAFGAPIIIHSSMRDGSLRQAAANRGIPVLLYEAGEALRFDQAAIATGVTGILQVMSALGMYSSPILHSSVDPIEVQETKWVRASRSGMLHPAVTLGQSIQKKQSLGFITDAFGDRTSKIDSPYNGIVIGHTNNPLVNQGDGLFHLAVTES; this is encoded by the coding sequence ATGAGTGATGTCAATGTCAGCAGGGATACAAAGGGTGGAGTCGAAGAGCGATCGCCCCTCGGTCGTCAGCCGGGGACGGCGATCGCGATTGGTGGAGTGGAGGTGCTGCCGGGACGCAAGCAGCGTCTAGAACTTCCCATTGCCCGCCTACCGACGCAAACGTTACTCAGTTTACCGGTGACGGTGATCAATGGGCGCTATCAAGGGCCCTGTCTTTGGCTGAGTGCCGCTATTCATGGCGATGAAATTAACGGTGTGGATATTATCCGCCAGGTGCTCACCCAGGTGAAACCCCATCGCCTGCATGGACGGCTGATTGCCGTTCCCATTGTCAATATGTTTGGCTTTATCGAACAATCGCGCTATCTACCCGATCGCCGTGATTTAAATCGATCCTTTCCTGGCTCCAAGCGCGGCTCTTTGGCAGCTCGCCTTGCTCATTTGTTTATGACTGAGGTGGTCGCCCATTGCGACTACGGCATTGACTTACATACCGCCTCTTTTCATCGGGTCAACTGGCCTCAGGTGCGCGGCGACTTCAGCAATGCCAAGACCTATGCGGTAGCGAAGGCCTTTGGGGCACCCATTATCATTCATTCATCCATGCGGGATGGTTCCCTGCGGCAAGCGGCAGCCAATCGCGGTATTCCAGTGTTGCTCTACGAAGCTGGAGAGGCCCTACGGTTTGATCAAGCAGCGATCGCTACCGGCGTGACGGGCATCTTACAAGTGATGTCGGCATTAGGGATGTATAGCTCACCCATCCTTCATTCTTCAGTTGATCCCATCGAGGTGCAAGAAACAAAATGGGTGCGGGCAAGTCGAAGCGGGATGCTGCACCCAGCGGTGACCTTAGGACAGTCGATTCAGAAAAAACAATCTTTGGGCTTCATCACCGATGCCTTCGGCGATCGCACCAGTAAAATTGATAGTCCCTACAACGGCATTGTCATCGGCCATACCAATAATCCCCTGGTCAATCAAGGCGATGGTCTATTTCATCTCGCGGTGACTGAGTCCTAG
- the rimK gene encoding 30S ribosomal protein S6--L-glutamate ligase, protein MTDYNDLHDHDSYVDQSQTADSSPADSPAKSMKIAILSQKASLYSTRRLKEAGEERGHEIRVIDYLRCYMNITSHRPQVIYQGDPLDDFDAVIPRIGASKTFYGTAVVRQFEMMGVFCMNESQAISRSRDKLRCLQLLARKGIGLPVTGFAHSTKDIEGLIEIVGGAPLVIKLLEGTQGIGVVLAETKQAAQSVIEAFRGLDANILVQEFIKEAGGMDIRCFVIGDKVVAAMKRQGAPGEFRSNLHRGGMAAKIKLTPEERSTAIRAAKAMGLRVAGVDILRSNHGPVVMEVNSSPGLEGIEAATQADVAGKIIEFVAKNATPQRSRNRLNG, encoded by the coding sequence GTGACAGACTACAACGACCTGCATGACCATGATTCCTATGTTGATCAGAGCCAGACTGCTGACTCTAGCCCTGCCGATTCCCCCGCTAAATCGATGAAAATCGCCATTCTGTCGCAAAAAGCGTCCCTCTATTCCACGCGACGCCTGAAGGAAGCCGGTGAGGAACGCGGCCATGAGATCCGGGTGATTGACTACCTGCGTTGCTACATGAATATCACCTCCCACCGTCCTCAGGTGATCTACCAAGGGGATCCTTTGGATGATTTTGATGCAGTGATTCCGCGGATTGGCGCGTCCAAAACCTTCTACGGTACAGCGGTGGTGCGGCAGTTTGAGATGATGGGCGTCTTTTGCATGAATGAATCCCAGGCGATCTCGCGATCGCGGGACAAGCTGCGCTGTCTACAGCTCTTGGCCAGGAAGGGGATTGGTCTCCCAGTCACCGGCTTTGCCCATTCCACGAAAGATATTGAAGGCTTGATTGAAATTGTCGGCGGTGCGCCGCTGGTGATTAAGCTGCTGGAGGGTACTCAGGGCATTGGCGTGGTGCTAGCGGAAACCAAACAGGCAGCCCAGTCGGTGATTGAAGCTTTCCGTGGCCTGGATGCCAATATTTTGGTGCAGGAGTTTATTAAGGAAGCTGGGGGCATGGATATCCGCTGCTTTGTGATTGGCGACAAGGTGGTAGCGGCTATGAAGCGTCAGGGAGCCCCCGGCGAATTTCGTTCTAACCTGCACCGGGGCGGTATGGCAGCCAAAATTAAACTCACTCCGGAGGAGCGTAGCACGGCGATCCGGGCGGCTAAAGCCATGGGGCTGCGGGTGGCAGGGGTCGATATTCTGCGATCAAACCATGGCCCCGTGGTGATGGAGGTGAATTCATCCCCTGGTCTAGAGGGCATTGAAGCGGCAACCCAGGCGGATGTGGCAGGTAAGATTATTGAATTTGTGGCCAAAAATGCTACGCCGCAACGCAGCCGAAATCGCCTCAATGGTTAA
- a CDS encoding ATP-dependent zinc protease — protein sequence MNDSTQLPLIGWREWLVLPDLGVTAIKAKIDTGARSSALHAFHIQPIERDGQPWVRFQVHPLQRNSDRTLTAEAPLLDEREVRNSGGHAERRPVIQTRVALNGQHWPIELTLTNRDVMGFRMLLGRQAVRHKFWVDPGRSYLQSADVHSTVHRSDSLFIHLTEPEP from the coding sequence GTGAATGACTCAACCCAACTGCCGCTGATTGGCTGGCGAGAATGGCTAGTGCTGCCCGATTTGGGAGTCACAGCCATCAAGGCAAAAATTGATACCGGGGCCCGCTCCTCTGCACTCCATGCGTTTCATATTCAGCCTATCGAGCGCGATGGTCAGCCCTGGGTACGGTTTCAGGTTCATCCCTTGCAACGCAACAGCGATCGCACCCTGACCGCAGAAGCCCCGCTTTTAGACGAGCGGGAGGTGCGCAACTCCGGTGGCCATGCTGAACGGCGTCCTGTCATTCAAACGCGGGTTGCCCTAAATGGCCAGCATTGGCCGATTGAACTCACCCTCACCAACCGCGATGTGATGGGATTTCGTATGCTGCTGGGTCGGCAGGCCGTGCGCCATAAATTCTGGGTAGACCCAGGGCGATCGTACCTGCAAAGTGCTGATGTTCATTCCACTGTCCATCGTTCAGATTCCTTGTTCATCCATCTCACCGAGCCAGAGCCGTGA